TCACATTTAATTTGCAAAACTATGTAAATAACTTTTATATATAACTTTTGTCTTGTCTTGTCTTGTCTCGTCTTGTGTGgtttgtgttgtgttgtgttgtttTGTGGTTGTCTTAGGTCAATTAGGGGAGGCCAAATAAGCTtctaccttcacgtggttggccttgttagtaGAGAATGTTTGAATAAATATTCTTGAAGCTAAGAGAAGCTTGTGTAAATATtgtcatttaaaataaataatattttataaatttaaggTTTCATTGCAAGTTGAAATTCTTTAAGTAAAAAGAAAATTGTTATTGCAAATGCAAAATTAAGgtgaaataaataatatttttaaaactagAAGCATATAAGATATGTTTTCATGATGGTAAATATTGTGTTTCCTGTTTTATATGGAGGTTGTTTTAATCTATATTTCTAACCCAAAACCTAATTCTAAGCattattagggtttagggttacttTACcccaaacctaaccctaactctaaggattattattagggtttagggttacttTACcccaaacctaaccctaactctaaggaTTATTATTAGGGTTTAGAGTTTTGAGTTAGGTTTAGAGTTTACATCATGGTTATGATCACAattaagggttaggtttagggttattgttagggtttAGTTTAgatttagggttattgttagggtttAGTTTAGATTTAGGGTTAGGACTATTGTTATGGTTAGGATTTGGGGTTTAGGGGTTTATGGTTGCAGTTTTAGGGTTCAGGTTTATAGATTATTGTCAGGAAACTCTAAATCCTAAACCTTGAACCCAAAAcccaaccctaaaccctaaattctaACCCTAAGCTCCAAACCATAAAATCTAACCATAAAACGTAAACCTTAAAACCCAATTGTAAACCCTAAACCCAACCTTGAATCTTAAACCTATAATTTTTACCCTTTGGTTTAAGGTATAGGTttaatgtttagggtttagaggtttagggttttatgttttgggattagggtttaacatttagggtttaggattttagagtttagggtttacatcatggttaggtttaAGGGTTTATTTAGGTTGGGGTTTAGGGATTATTGTTAGGAAAACTTAAACCCTAAGCACCCAACAACGCTAAACGCGTAATTTTAATTGTATTAGGGTTAACGATTAGGGGTAGGATcattgtttagggtttagggttatggtttggttTAGGGTAACAAGGGTTTGGGGATTATTGTTAGGCCTAAACCccaaatcctaaaccctaaatctAAAACCTAAACCCCTAAAATCAAACTCTAAACACTAAACTCGCTAAACCCAATCATGATGCCTAAACTATAAacctaatcctaaacctaaccatgataCCCTatgggtttagggttgagggtttaaagagggttagggtttagagtgTAGGTTGGTTTAGGGTTTGGGTGAGGGTTTTAAGGATTAGGGTTTTAGTGTTTAAGGTTTCTtaacaataaaccctaacccttaatCGTTGCCCTCTGAtgtaaaccctaaaacctaaactaTAACCCTAAACAAtaaacctaaccatgatgtaaatcctaaaacCAAGACCCTAAATCTACAGGGGTTTAGGGTTTACGATTAGATTTTAGGGTTTGGGGCTTAGGGTTGGGTTTTAGGTTTAGAGTTTCCTAACAATAGTCCATAAACCCCAACCCTAAACCCTTAACTATAATTGTAAACCTGAATCCTAAACCTAATAAATCCTAGCCCTAaaaataatcctaaccctaaatcctaaacctaCCCTTAACAAATCCTAGCCCTAaaaataatcctaaccctaaatcctaaacctaaccctaacaataaatcCCAACCCTTAACCTAACCCGAACCAtaatcctaaaaccctaaacccttaacacTAAACCTAACCATGATACCCTATGGGTTTAGTGTTTAAGGTTGGGTTTAGGGTTCAGGGTTCAGGGTTCAGGGTTCAGGGTTCAAGGTTAGGTTAAGTGTTTAGGGTTAAAAGTTTGGCTTTACAATTTAGGGTTCAGGTTTAGGATTTAAGGAGGGTATAGGTTTTTAGGGTTTAAGGTTCGGGTGAGGGTTTTAAGgattagggttttagggtttagggtttcttaacaataaaccctaacccttaatTGTTACCCTCTGATGCAAACCCTAAAATctaaactataaccctaaccctaaacaataaacctaaccatgatgtaaaccctaaaacCAAGACCCTAAATCTacgagggtttagggtttacggtTACATTTTAGGATTTGGGGCTTAGGGTTGGGTTTTAGGTTTAGATTTTCCTAACAATAATCCATAAACCTAAATCCTAAACCCTTAACTATAATTGTAAACCCAAATCCTAGAATTtagaatttagggtttagggttgggTTTTAGGTTCAAGGTTTAGGATTTAGAGTTTCCTAACAATAATCTGTAAATCCTAGacctaacaataatcctaaccctaaatcctgaacctaaccctaacaataatccttacccAAACCCCGAAtcacaatcctaaccctaaaccctaaaccccaaatcCTAACCATAACAATAGTCCTAACCCTAAGTTCTAAAACTAAACCCTAACAATAACACTAAACCTAACTCTTAATTGTGAtcataaccatgatgtaaaccctaaaccctaataatAATTCTAAGACTTAGGGTTAGGTTTGGGGTAaagtaaccctaaaccctaataatGCTTAGAATTAGGTTTTGGGTTAGAGATATAGATTAAAACAACCTCCATATAAAACAGGAAACACAATATTTTACCATCATTAAAACATATCTTATATGTTTCtagtttaaaaaatattatttatttcgcCTTAATTTTGCATTTGCAATAACAATTTTCTTTTTACTTAAAGAATTTAAATTTGCGATAAACTAccttaaatttataaaatattatttattttaaatgacaATATTTGCACAAGCTTCTCTTAGCTTCAAGAATATTTATTCAAACATTCTCtactaacaaggccaaccacgtgaaggtagaAGCTTATTTGGCCTCCCCTAATTGACCTAAGACAACCACAaaacaacacaacacaacacaaacCACACAAGACAAGACTTGGACAAGACAACGttttgttttatttataaaatttatttacatagtTTTGCAAGTTAAATGTCATGGGTATGTTAAAGTTGTCGTATTATGATTTGTTGTTAGTTATGGAATATGAGATTGTGTTAATATGTTATCaaaatacatattttattataattatggTGAAATTCTTATGTTATGTAGATTGATTACATTAATAAAGTGAATTCATGATGCTCTTTTAATGGTATTTTTGTAAGGGTAATTCATTATTGGTTTTTACAATATTGTTAATCATGTGACTGCCATTTTTAAATTCTTAGTGGCATAGTTATGTAGTGTGAATTGCATTCATAAAGTGAACAAATTTGGCTTTTGTAAGGATTATTTATGATCATCCTTTGTGCTCTGTTTAATAAAtgattcataaaacatttaaagagggtaataatagatttattttcaaaattgtgaaatttacTTTAGCgcagaaatcaaaattaataaatgcttaaataaaaatcaaattaataaaaaaatatgcaaAGAAAACGAGGCACAAAACTTAAAGAATGGTCTTGGCCTGACCATTCTTTAAGCTGTCAAAAAACACGACCTCAAGGAATAACCATGGCCAGTGATTATTCCCTTCAGCCTTTAGAAGGGGTTTTTAACCCcttccaataattttttttattaaacaccATATTTGTACATGTTACAATGCTATCAAGTCAATATGCTTGACCAAAATATATCTAAATAAATGATGCAAGACTAATTCCATCTCTTGCTGTTTTGAATACACCATTATGAAAAACTACTAATTCAAAAAGCTGCTCAATTGCTGCAACATGCTGCCACCCTGTCATTGAGTAAGTTGCAAAGAAGGATTGTGTGAGCTTGCTGTCTGCCACCCTGTCAAACCAATTCAGCCATAAATTAGTCAACATAATAGATAAATGAAATCTAGGATGATAAAGGATTCATACATTTTACAACTATAACAAACCAAAAAAAATCACAAGGTAGAAAACTGTTGGAGTTTGAAGAcagttataaaataataaaaaattcagagTGCATTTCCAAATGTTTTGTTTCTTcaatatttttggaagaaaaaggggcaACCTCAGTCAGAATGCTATGAGCAGTATTCTTCACAATAACACGGTCCATTTTTGACACTACGAAAATGTTTTGCACCCCATGGACTCGTATCATATAATTAAATTGTAAAAACTACCCCACGTGACACTTCTTCAAAGTCAAGCTATCCTGCTATTCAAGTTCACTCCAGTGTGCATCTCTACCCTCAACACCAATCAAAATTTGTTTTAAAATAGATGAAAACATAACAAATGAAATGCCCTAGAGATCAATTGGCTCAAAACCTCTCTAGAAAGGCTGTAAGGCCAGTCATAGCTTTTAAAGGGCCTTAGATGAATTGACTCAAAACCGTTCAAAGAAGGCTCTGGGATCCAGCTAAAATAGACAAACATTTCTGCATGAATATAAGGAATTGGTGTATCAgttcaccatatatatatataccctttaTCTGGGTGCTTGCCAATGTGGCTTCCTAAGGTTTTAAATTTAACTTGGTTGACAATATTTAGGCCTATGAAGTTTAGGCAATGATAGTCATTTATGCACAGTATACAGTTGTATTCAATTAGATTAACATTGTTCTGCTTTGTTTCTCAAGGCTCACTCTAAATGCTTACATGAGAAATTCCTTATAAACTTCCACATACTGTCCGATGCATACATTATAGTTTTGACATTTGTGATTGTACTGTAAACTTATGCCAATTTCAGATTGCAATGTCTTTCCAAAATATCTGATTCTATCTTTGCGTCTTAAAAATAGCTAAATTTGAGCTCCTTTTCAACCCCAAAAATTTACAACTTTGAATTTAAACAATACATTCGTTTGATGCTACGACCTCTAGGCACTATTCACATTGGGTTCCTATACTGTCATATTCAACAGTGTTTCAACTTCTCCTGAGCTGTTTTTTTATGAATTTATATGTAAAAAGACCTATTATTTCTCAATTTTTTTCTTTCTCAGGATGACCTCCAATACACACTAGCTCTTTTATACACTCTCTCTGAAATGAACTTActctttttctacaaagatggaggcaATAAATAgcctctcttctttttcttcaaagATGGAGGCAATAACTTATTCTCAAAAGTAGATTTTTGTAGGGTTTGTGACATTAGTTGAAATTGGTGAAAATTTCTGCAAGCTAAAGCACCAACAATTGAGTTAGGCTTTGGCAAATTGAGCAACAATATAACCCAACAAGcacaatatttttaaaatttacttTTATAACCAATCACAAAAAATTTCATATAACTCACAAGTTTCTGGAAAGTTTTTTATAAGCCCTAAGTTCTTCTGATTTATTCTTCTCAGTGCATTTTTTACCTAAGGCAATTCTGACACAAGTAATTGTGAACTAATACTATTCATTTAACTTGTAACTAGTGTAACGTCGGTTGTAGTTTTTACCAGGTCAGATGCCAGgaaaagatattatggaaattagAACTTGTGTGCTGCAAAATTGACTGCCGAAAATTATCATTTTCAGAAATTACAGTAAATTTCAACAATACCAACCTGGTGGTTTTTACTTATAAGAAAACCCACTCTGTACATTCTACTTAAGGCAGGAATGATATGTTAGTAAAAGAGCTATCCTCAAGTTTGTTTAGCACTTCAATGGTCAGTATATTTTAGGGTGAGAGGACCTCATAGTGGAGAGGAGGACGCTGTCTATGGGGCCGGTGCATTCTATCGGCCCCGTTGTAGAACCAGAGAGGAGTGAAGTGTAAGAGTGGGGATATATTTTAGGGTGAGAGGACCTCATAGTGGAGAGGAGGACGCTGTCTATGGGGCCGGTGCATTCTATCGGCCCCGTTGTAGAACCAGAGAGGAGTGAAGTGTAAGAGTGGGGATAGTAGTTATACAAAATGAGCTCTTTAGTGGAGTATTAAAGTGTCatatcaatatttattcctaaattTTATAAGTAGAAGATTTGACAagtaaattgttttacaaaattgaAAGTAATTTGAAATATCTACATAAGAGCAGCCTCAATCTAAGTAATATGGAAGAAATGAAGTTTCGTTTGATTCTACTCAGTTGCCACACAGAAAAATGGTTCCCTCTGTTGACAGCCCGGACTGACTAGCTGAGCCTGATTGCCTCTTATATTGGACATAAAGAATCTTAAATCTTGCAAGCTTAAAGTTCCAATCCGGTGCTCACTCTTAAACTTCCTCCaatcaagaaaatgaagatagagtAGAATGAATTGGACTTTGGAATGTTTTTAGACAGTTAAAAGAGTATAGACTAAGAC
The nucleotide sequence above comes from Cryptomeria japonica chromosome 11, Sugi_1.0, whole genome shotgun sequence. Encoded proteins:
- the LOC131041286 gene encoding uncharacterized protein LOC131041286 isoform X2, producing the protein MTPSETAHREKVCGVGHLNSRNTEKLQSLKLTCLVRLTRMITNGTWVADSKLTQSFFATYSMTGWQHVAAIEQLFELVVFHNGVFKTARDGISLASFI